The Halorhodospira halophila SL1 genomic sequence GCGCCGCCGCCGGCGTTGCCTGGCCTGCCGGAGGCCATCCCGGAGCCGCAGCCGCTGGAGACGCTGGGGCTGCTGCCGCGCATCCGCTGGGACGAGAAGCTGGCCCCCTGCTGGCAGCCCGGCGCCGCCGGGGCCCAGCAGCGCCTGGAGCGGTTCCTGGATGGGGCGGGGCCGGCCTACGGCGAACGGCGCGACTTCCCGGCGCAACCGGGGACCTCACGGCTGTCGCCCCACCTGCACTTCGGCGAGATCAGCATCCGCGCCGTCTGGCACGCGGTGCGCGACGCCCAGCAGATGCAGCCGGCGGCGGCTGACGCCCTGGACACCTTCCTCGCCGAGCTGGGCTGGCGGGAGTTCGCCTACCACCTGCTGTGGCAGCAGCCGGAACTCCACCGCACGCCCATCGACGAGCGCTTCAGCCGCTTCCCCTGGCGCGAGGACCCCGACGGCGCCCTGCTCGACGCCTGGCGCCGCGGCGCCACCGGCATCCCGCTGGTGGATGCGGGCATGCGCGAGCTGTGGGCCACCGGCTGGATGCATAATCGGGTGCGCATGGTGGTCGGCTCGTTCCTGGTCAAGAACCTGCGCCTGCCCTGGCAGCACGGTGAGGCGCACTTCCGCGATACTCTGGTGGACTGGGACCTGGCCAGCAACAGCATGGGCTGGCAGTGGGTGAGCGGCTGCGGGGCGGACGCCGCCCCCTACTTCCGCATCTTCAACCCGGTGCGCCAGGGCGAGCGCTTCGACCCCGACGGCGACTACGTCCGCCACTGGGTCCCGGAGGTGGCCGGCCTGCCCAAGAGCCACATCCACCAACCCTGGGCGGCGCCCGCCGACGCGCGGGCCCGCTGCGGCTTGCACCTGGGGCGGGACTATCCGGAGCCCCTGGTCGATCTGGCCACCAGCCGCAAGGAGGCGCTGGCAGCATTCCATGCCCTCGGTTAGGGTAGGGCGCATGACAGCCAGTACTCCCGTTGCCCAGACGCACATCCAGAGCCTGCCGCTGCTGCACAGCGGCAAGGTCCGTGATATCTACGCCGTCGATGATGAGCGACTGCTGATCGTGGCCACCGATCGGCTCTCCGCCTTCGACGTGATCCTGCCGGACCCGATCCCCGACAAGGGGGCGGTGCTCACGCGGGTCTCGAACTTCTGGTTCCGCAAGACCGCCCACCTGGCCGCCAACCACCTCCTCGACACCCCGCCGGAGTCGGTGGTGGCACCGGAGGAGGCCGATCAGGTGCGCGACCGGGGTGTGGTGGTCCGCCGCCTGCAGGCCCTGCCGGTGGAGGCCATCGTGCGTGGCTACCTGGCCGGTTCCGGGTGGCAGTCGTACCAGCGCGACGGTACCGTCTCCGGGGTGGCGCTGCCCGACGGCCTGCGCCAGTCGGATCGACTGCCCGAGCCGATCTTCACGCCGACCACGAAGGCCGCGGTCGGCGACCACGACGAGCCGATCTCCTTCGCGCAGACCGTCGAACGCATCGGCGCCGACCTGGCCGAGCGGATCCGCACCATCGCCCTGGAGGTCTTCGCCCTGGCC encodes the following:
- a CDS encoding cryptochrome/photolyase family protein, whose protein sequence is MTNALVWLRRDLRLADQPALARAAQTAERLAPVYIHAPAETRPTVGAASCWWLHHSLAALDAELASAGSRLCLDTGPSAERLCHWAQVSDAAVVYCTAIAEPWARQQEAAVAEALAAIGVRLEVLADGLLTDPSAVRNRSGTPYRAFTPFWRSVRAQLDPPRPAPPPALPGLPEAIPEPQPLETLGLLPRIRWDEKLAPCWQPGAAGAQQRLERFLDGAGPAYGERRDFPAQPGTSRLSPHLHFGEISIRAVWHAVRDAQQMQPAAADALDTFLAELGWREFAYHLLWQQPELHRTPIDERFSRFPWREDPDGALLDAWRRGATGIPLVDAGMRELWATGWMHNRVRMVVGSFLVKNLRLPWQHGEAHFRDTLVDWDLASNSMGWQWVSGCGADAAPYFRIFNPVRQGERFDPDGDYVRHWVPEVAGLPKSHIHQPWAAPADARARCGLHLGRDYPEPLVDLATSRKEALAAFHALG
- a CDS encoding phosphoribosylaminoimidazolesuccinocarboxamide synthase — its product is MTASTPVAQTHIQSLPLLHSGKVRDIYAVDDERLLIVATDRLSAFDVILPDPIPDKGAVLTRVSNFWFRKTAHLAANHLLDTPPESVVAPEEADQVRDRGVVVRRLQALPVEAIVRGYLAGSGWQSYQRDGTVSGVALPDGLRQSDRLPEPIFTPTTKAAVGDHDEPISFAQTVERIGADLAERIRTIALEVFALATEYAESRGLIIADTKLEFGVTPEGEPVIIDELLTPDSSRFWPADAWQPGATPPAFDKQYIRDHLEALGWDKRPPAPHLTDDVIRQTAEKYREAERLLTR